The Hyphomicrobiales bacterium genomic sequence TGTGCTCTACGCAACGCTCGGCCTGATGGTCGTCGGCGGCAGCATCTCGATGAGCTATATCGGCCATTCGATGTTCCTGCCGTCCTGGTTCGCCAGAAAGCGCGGCCTTGCCGTCGGCATCGCCTTTGCCGGCGTCGGCATCGGCGCCATCGCCTTCCTGCCGCTGATCCAGCACATCATCGAGGCCTATGACTGGCGCGCCGCCTGCCTTGTCATGGCCGCAGCCGTGCTGCTGCTCTTTCCCCTCAACATGATCTTCCAGCGCCGCCGTCCGGCCGATCTCGGCCTCGAGCCCGACGGCGACGGCCGTGGCGGACGCACCCGCCCGCTCGATGTCGACCCGGTCGTCGACCGCGTCTGGGTCGAGACAAACTGGACCTTGAAGACGGCGGCGAGAACCGCCCGATTCTGGTGGATCTTCGTCGGCTATTTCTGCGGCCTCTTTGCCTGGTACGCGGTGCAGGTGCACCAGACCAAGTTCCTCATCGACGCCGGCTTTTCGAGCGAGACGGCGGCCTTCGCGCTCGGGCTCGTTGGCCTCTTCGCCATCGCTGGCCAGATCGGCATCGGCGCCTTTTCCGATCGCGCCGGGCGCGAACCGGCCTGGGGTCTGGCGCTTGCCGGCTTCGCGCTCTGCTACGCCGCGCTGATCCTGATCGCCCGCTACCCGACGACG encodes the following:
- a CDS encoding MFS transporter; its protein translation is MTDDRSRLARLPFYYGWVVVAVAFVTLGIAVNARTSFSLLFPPILDEFGWDRGTTAAAFSVGFIVSTAFTPLIGHMVDRRGPQFVIPLGAALVASGFALATLMTSPIVLYATLGLMVVGGSISMSYIGHSMFLPSWFARKRGLAVGIAFAGVGIGAIAFLPLIQHIIEAYDWRAACLVMAAAVLLLFPLNMIFQRRRPADLGLEPDGDGRGGRTRPLDVDPVVDRVWVETNWTLKTAARTARFWWIFVGYFCGLFAWYAVQVHQTKFLIDAGFSSETAAFALGLVGLFAIAGQIGIGAFSDRAGREPAWGLALAGFALCYAALILIARYPTTPMMLAMVITQGMFGYGLASLYGAIPADIFAGPRFASIFSVCSLGGNLGAGIGPWITGILHDQTGSYVPAWWLAFALSLFSILCIFMASPRKVRLVPGRAKALAAKAG